Genomic DNA from Accipiter gentilis chromosome 9, bAccGen1.1, whole genome shotgun sequence:
GAGAGAAAAGAAACGCATCAGATAAACAAGAATAATAGTGTGGTATCAGTGAGtaggaggagagacagaaaagagaaagtgcTGCTGGAGGTGTGAGCAAGAGTCCCAAAGTGCTGTATTTAATCATTCCTTGACATCTTCAGTAAGAAGGAACAAATGTTTGTGTACTGTGGCAAGGAGCTCTGGCAGTGAAATTGTGTTACTTATACATTATgcaaaaaaaatgacattatGGGTATAATGAATGTGACAGAACATTAATCATTAGTGAAACAGATCAGAAGTATACATTGCTATCCagaaaagaaagatataaaaTGTAATGAGTATTTTGTATAAACACTgtaataacaaaaagaaataaaggatacAAAAACTGTTGGAGTTAATcatgggagaaggaaaagaaagctggcAAGGTTTCTCTAGAGGTTTGTCAGGGACCTAAGGACCTGGAGGTGGTTATCAATGCCCATCCTTACCGGAGACTTGAATTTCCTAGAAAGAGACCAGGCCTTATCAGTGGGAGCATTTACTGTCCTGCAGGCACTTTGGATGTGCAAAGTGATGAATGCCTTCATTAAGCACTCGCTGAGCCACCAAGCAATCAGCCTACTCCCTAATTAGCGGAGGTGTCACAGAAGACCCGGCCATGGAGAGCAACCTTGATTGGATCAAACAAGATACTCCACCATAATtcaaacagacacagaaaaggaGACGGTGATGAAGATTCTTAATTACAAATGGGAAatctttattttagaaattaaatagtCAAGTGAACGTGGCTGAAACAGCAGTGGACGGGACTGAAGGCAGCTGGGAGAAAACGTCTGTCGCCGTGTGGGAGCTGGCAGGGGAATCTGTATTTAGaactaagaaaaagaaagtttaggAGGGGTTCAGGGCTTGGCTGGGGGTGGCTATCTACAGACACAGTATGCTGGGGGTGACCAAATGCCTACAAATAGGGGAAAGATGAATTAGAAGAGAACAGCAACACCTGAGGAGAAGAACATTTGGAGGAAGAGCCGGAAATGCTAAACACCATGCTGAGTTAGATACTAAGACCAAAAGCAAGTCTTTTCAGCCACGTAATtgagaaaacagaaggagaaatgaGATGGGAACCGAAATAAGTTTTAGGAAGAGCTCTATGTAGGGGCTGTAGCAAAACGCCCCAGAAGGCCATGATGGCAACCAGATGTAAGGGAGGAAGAGCCTGAAGTGAAATGCCAAGAGTTTAATGGAGCAAAGCTGAAGAAGGACGGATAATCTTCATGTGAGATGAGGACTAGCATGTGAAAGTGTAGGGCAGGTAGCAAAGCTTGTTAACGCACCTGTCAGCTCAGGgaacaacacacacaaaacaccCCTGTTTAAGCAGGGCAGAGAAGACAGCAAAGGGCAGTGAGCTAAGCAACCACAAGTCCATTTCTATAGGTTTATTGATCCATAGGGTACCAGGCTGTAGAGCAAATTTGGAGGGGGAAGTAGTTGAATGCATCAAAGTAAATCAGATAAAGGGCAGGGGAGGCTGACCAAGGGGGACTGTGCCAAAGTCATCTGACATCTTTGGTAAACCCAAACTCCCTAGACAAGGAAGAGGTAGCAGAGACCTCGGGTGAACTTCAGTAATGTAGTATCATGCGGGAAGCCAGAGTTAAGAAGGAACTGTGAAGCGCAGAAGGAAttaggaagaggagagggaactGGTTATGTTAGAAGAGGCACGGGGTTGGGGGGAAATACTGCAGCTCATCAAGGTTGAACCCAGAGAGCAATCTTAATGCTTTTGCTAACAGTCTTGGTATAAAACCCAGGAACTGGCTGATTTGCACTGTTGTGAGTCTCCAGTTGTCCTGAGGGGCAGAGAGGGTTGGCGCGTCAGACAGAACGCTCCCTGTGATCCCAGGAGGCAGTGGGGACACAGTTGTGCATCTCCAGAGAGGATGCTGACCTGTATGTATCTGATGATCCCTGTCCTGGCGCACAAGAAatgtcctccctcccctcctcccaacTCTAAAAACGAGCACGGAGGTGACTCACAGAGCGGCTTTCTCTGTATCTGGGATGGACCAGGTTGGCCTTTCTCACATGATCAGCTCTGCTTGCAGCAGAGCGGCCCCAGGCAGCCTGGGGAGCCGAGTGCTGTCCTCCCGCATTACATAATGCAGGATGTCACTGCTGCAGCCATTTCTTAAAGACTCACTCACCACGGTACGACCTACTGAGTAACATGCAGCAAAACACAATTCCCAGcgaaggggagaaaaaaccacACGCTGTGTGTATTCTCGAGGTATGGTTAATGAAATACAGCTCTCAGCATctctggggctgctggcagctgctgcattATGAGTACTGTCACAGCTGCAAAAAAAGTACAGCTCTTTGTAAGGGTTTaggcttttgttcttcctttaaaTCGCTTGCACAGAAACACTTTCTAGACCTGCTTCTCACTACTAAGCTGAAAACACAAAAGCCGAGTAACGAGATGGGATCTCCTGCCATAAACTCCTCCGCGCAGAACAAAGCGGCGAATGCTCCCTTGCCTGGGCAGGGGTGCGAGGCAGGCACCGTGCCCACGCTGCCGGGCCCCCGCAGAGACATTGCCCTGCAGGACGGGCTCACCCGCTGAGCCAGCGACCTCTGAGGCCGAAGGCCCTTACAGTCTCCATAACATCACAGGCACGACCGGCATTGCAGGCCCTCGATCCACCCGGGGGCTGTTCCAGCACGTGACACCAGGGTCACCGCCACACCAGCACATGCAgggcccaactccccccagcatCCCCGGTACCTGCTGGGTCCTGCCAGGAGGCCACGCGGGGTGGGCCGTGGGGGCTGCTGACCTGGGACTCactgggggtgcagaggggtgcagggggagccCGGGGGGTGGCGGCCCGGCGGCCTCACCCTTCTTGAACTCCTCAAGCAGCGTGTCGAGGCGCGTGTCGTTGAAGACGCAGTGGAGCGGGCGGCGGTAGAAGCGGGTGACGGTCTGCAGGGGGGTGCAGTCATCGGGGTCGACGAAGGCCAGGTCCTTGACGAAGAGCAGGTCGACGATGTTGTCGCGCCGGTCACCCTCGTAGACGGGGATGCGGGTGTAGCCGGAGCGGAGGATCTCGGAGACGGTGGCGAAGTCCAGCACGGCATCGGCGCGGAGCATGAAGCAGTCGGCCAGCGGCGTCAGCACGTCCTCCACCACCTTGGTGCGCAGCTCCAGCGCGCCCTGCACCATGGCCAACTCCTCCCGCACCAGGTCGCCGTGGGGGCCGGCGGCGCGCAGCGTCTCCAGCAGCCGCTCCCGCGTGGAGAAGACGCTGAGCTCCTGCCGCAGCGCCCAGTCCAGCAGCCGGCTGAGCGGGTAGCAGAGGGGGAAGGCGGCCAGCATCAGCAGCCGGGTGAGGCACAGGGTGCGGGAGGCGATGGCCAGCCCGTGCCGCGAGCAGACCGAGTAGGGCAGCACCTCGCCGCCCAGGAAGACGGCGGCGGCGCACAGCACCACCGGCAGCCAGGGCGCTCcccgcggcccgcccgccgccgccgccgccgccgccgccgccccgccgccgggcagcgAGGCGCAGAGCCAGCCGGCCAGCGCCGCGTTGGCCCCcgcctgccccagcagcagcgtGCAGAGCAGGtaggtgccgccgccgccgcgcaccgcCTGCACCCGCCGCGCCTGCTCCCGCTCGGCGGCCGAGCCGCTGTTGCGCAGGACGCGGAGCTCCAGCGGGTCCAGCGAGAGCAGCGAGAGGCGCAGCCCGCTGAACAGCGCcgacagccccagcagcagcagggcgcCCAGCGCCCGCAGCCAGCCCGCCTcgggcagcggcagcagccaGGCGCCCAGCgccggggcggccggccggaCCCGCAGCAGGAAGCCGCCGGCCGCCCCGTGGTGCGCCCAGGCCCGGCCGTCCCAGGCGCAGAGCGAGAAGagccgcccgcccggcgccgccgccgcctcgcccttGCGCGGCTCCCGCACCCGCACCTCGGCCAGCGCCgagcccgccgccccgcccgagCGCAGCGGCCCCACCACCTCCACGTCCGAGGCCCAGGCGCTGCGCTCCCGGCACCGCTccgccgggccccgcgccgccttgcccccccccgccgccgccggagccgcctCCTCGATGAAGACCAGCCGCGGCTCCCGCTCCCCCGCCGGCCCGCGGCTGCCGTTGCCCTCGGGCGGCGGCTGGAAGTAGAGGCGCAGGAGGAAGCGGCTCCCCTCCGCCGCCTGCACCGCGCCGCCCTCCAGGGACACCCGGCCCGGCGCCGTGTCCTCGGgccgcagccccagcagccaggcggccccggccggcggccgcggcgaCAGCGagaagaagagcagcagcacggcgccccggctccggccccagccgccgccgccgccgccgccgccgccgcgccccgggcccgctgccgccgccgccgccgccatgccgCTGCGCCGGCACcgcagcgcccgcccgccgcacCGGGACTGCAGCGGGGagccggcacggcgcggcgcggcgcggcggcacacgtgggccggggggggcgggcagccGCCGCGCCACGTGCGACCGGGAGCCGGCCCGCGGCGCCTCGGCGGGAGGAGCCGGCGGAGCGGGGCTGCCGGGACGGCctacgcgggggggggggctcgtcCTCCCGTCCCGCACGGCCCACGCGGGAGCCTCCCCACGGCGGGCGGCACCGCGCGCTCTCCCCACATGTGGCGCGACGCTGGCGGCGCTGCCCGGGAGCCCATCCCCGGCGGTGCGGGGCCGCCCCCACCCCCGGCAGGTAGAGAGGGCTGCGGGCCCCGAGCAGCgagccctgccccagccacccGCCGCCGGGCTCGCTCCCGGTTTCATCCCGGCTGCACCGCGAGGGCCGGCCGTGCGGGGGGCTGCGCCTCCCCGTGCGCTGTGCGGTCCAGGGCTGCCGAAAGGCTCCCGCCGGCAGTCCCTAGAGCTGGGGTGTGCGGTCAGCCTCCCTCTGCTACCCGCCGAGGCCCAGCTCTTCAGTTCAAATTCATCTCCCTTCTTCCCGTgggagtgatttttcttttttttttattattataatggGGGGCGGATAGTCGTTACGTTCGCGGTCCTGCTAGGAAACAAATGTACCACGCTGTAACATTTATTCTCGTGTCTAGACCCGATGGGGAATGTGATACACAAACGGGGTTTATCAGCTTCAGGAGTGGATGCTGAAGAAGGCTCTTGGGGACTGTGGAAATTTTCGGGTCCTCCCTGGACCGACATCCACGACAACCTTGAAATGGGGCTGGGGAACCGGAAAAGAGTCAGTTGCTTACAACTGTAACAGGCTCACTAGTGGCAAAACAGGCAGCTGGTCATAAAATGTCgtggaggaaaaggaaatgctCCAAAAATTCCGATTATTCACTCATTGTTGCACCCATGAAAATGGGCCACTTTCTATGTCAGTATGTCAGCAGGCAGATAGGCATGAAAAGCTGACGGGGAAATCTGTGCTTCTTGCTGTGTTAGGAGACactcttccccctctctgggagacgcaactcatttttttccaaatttgattAAT
This window encodes:
- the CNNM1 gene encoding LOW QUALITY PROTEIN: metal transporter CNNM1 (The sequence of the model RefSeq protein was modified relative to this genomic sequence to represent the inferred CDS: inserted 1 base in 1 codon), with the translated sequence AAAAAAAAGAXSRGAVLLLFFSLSPRPPAGAAWLLGLRPEDTAPGRVSLEGGAVQAAEGSRFLLRLYFQPPPEGNGSRGPAGEREPRLVFIEEAAPAAAGGGKAARGPAERCRERSAWASDVEVVGPLRSGGAAGSALAEVRVREPRKGEAAAAPGGRLFSLCAWDGRAWAHHGAAGGFLLRVRPAAPALGAWLLPLPEAGWLRALGALLLLGLSALFSGLRLSLLSLDPLELRVLRNSGSAAEREQARRVQAVRGGGGTYLLCTLLLGQAGANAALAGWLCASLPGGGAAAAAAAAAGGPRGAPWLPVVLCAAAVFLGGEVLPYSVCSRHGLAIASRTLCLTRLLMLAAFPLCYPLSRLLDWALRQELSVFSTRERLLETLRAAGPHGDLVREELAMVQGALELRTKVVEDVLTPLADCFMLRADAVLDFATVSEILRSGYTRIPVYEGDRRDNIVDLLFVKDLAFVDPDDCTPLQTVTRFYRRPLHCVFNDTRLDTLLEEFKKGKSHLAIVQRVNNEGEGDPFYEVMGIVTLEDVIEEIIKSEILDETDLYTDNRKKERVPHRGRKPQDFSIFRLSDSEMKVKISPQLLLATHRFMATEVEPFKSPYLSEKILLRLLKHPNVIQELKYDRKNKKAAEHYLYQRNRPVDYFILILQGKVEVEVGKEGLRFENGAFTYYGVPAIMAVISSDNDVRKVGSLAGSSFLLPVSVSRTFAFSRGDSLAGSPVNRSPSRCSGLNRSESPNREHNDYGGSTTQLHSSSNNIYTPDYSVHILCDVQFVKVTRQQYHNALVASRMDSSPQSPDMEVFDRDSTKASTTRGTPQTPKEDPTTLLNERNSIMCCRSEGLRSPSESVFLRMEGIPFIQEELADNEENSKRQNSECCGTVLEAESLGKEASTSSSPSSSEETLGRRLLRSLSGRKSQSSPEGEKMPEESSNLAPLIT